Proteins found in one Methanospirillum hungatei JF-1 genomic segment:
- a CDS encoding thioredoxin family protein, giving the protein MKLEVLGTGCTKCKRMYDNVTEAVKKSGVLAEVTKVEALEEIVSRGVMMTPSLFLDGEEVVAGRVPTVNEIIEIIKENA; this is encoded by the coding sequence ATGAAACTCGAAGTGTTAGGAACCGGCTGTACGAAATGCAAACGTATGTATGATAATGTAACTGAAGCGGTAAAAAAATCAGGTGTTCTGGCTGAAGTAACGAAAGTTGAAGCACTGGAAGAGATTGTAAGCAGGGGTGTCATGATGACTCCGTCTCTGTTCCTGGACGGCGAAGAAGTTGTTGCCGGTCGGGTTCCCACTGTTAATGAGATTATCGAAATCATCAAGGAGAATGCATAA